The following coding sequences lie in one Leptospira inadai serovar Lyme str. 10 genomic window:
- a CDS encoding circularly permuted type 2 ATP-grasp protein: MSQQASQNNSLLSGYFPVSGIFDEVCSHQGTPREKYDFLLRSFDHLGPSELRRRKEDSLRILRENGVTYNVYGDDRERIWSLDLFPLLMESKEWDQIERGLIQRSELLDEILKDVYGPRKLLYERKIPPQVLFHSGGFLRACSPIYDNSTFRLAFVATDISRDRDGNFFVIGDRVQAPSGSGYALENRIVLSRIFPSVYRDSQVHRVALYFRSLRKTLYNLSPAKDRDPLIVLLTPGPGNETYFEHAYLAGYLGFTLAQAEDLTVRENKVFLKTVEGLQQVDVIFRRVDDWFMDPLELKGDSLLGVPGILGAVRAGTIVVANPIGSGFLENRALHAYLPALCKFYLGEDLILPNVTTHWMGEESSRAEVFSNYEKYVLKPAVRSSFEPSVFLSQLSPSERDDWRAKINAKPEKYVAQEILSGSTCPVFSGNSEGLLVGKSVLRTFSCLSENGYSSMPGGLVRVAPKHDELIVTNQRGAVSKDLWILSSEEKKDITLLPGNVERIPLKRKGGGVPSRVADNMFWMGRYAERAENMARLVREGVNKILESEESYERDQSSVLLGILSQVSNFSGGFDEAIGSGSLEAIRDKVYEMVTSHYSSGSIRHDLNFFVRTTKSVRDRISDDTRYLISQIESESPSDSSYGEILEYLQILVTLLSSLSGLSSENMSRETGYHFLDLGKRLERSQFLARVLLSVIDRTTLYNKGIFESLLNVNDIRITYRRRYKYRIEAESVIDILLFDETNPRSLAYQLSRIRENALMIPGINGELPEEVRLFNELVARFKEEDAKRLFEYADPAGGLRRWLDDIFLQLKAVADAFAKKYFRYVENQVRLGGPYG; encoded by the coding sequence ATGAGCCAGCAAGCTTCCCAGAACAATAGTCTCTTATCCGGGTATTTTCCCGTCTCCGGAATTTTTGACGAGGTATGCTCTCATCAAGGAACACCTCGCGAAAAATACGATTTTCTTCTTCGGTCTTTCGATCATTTAGGTCCTTCGGAATTACGTCGTAGAAAGGAAGACAGTCTCAGGATCCTTCGCGAGAACGGCGTCACGTATAACGTTTACGGCGACGACCGTGAAAGAATCTGGTCCTTGGATTTATTCCCGCTTTTAATGGAAAGCAAAGAGTGGGATCAAATCGAAAGGGGTTTGATCCAACGATCCGAATTACTGGATGAAATTCTCAAAGATGTTTATGGTCCTCGAAAACTTTTATACGAACGTAAAATTCCCCCGCAAGTGCTGTTTCATTCCGGCGGATTTTTACGCGCTTGCTCGCCGATTTACGATAATTCGACGTTTCGATTGGCGTTCGTCGCAACGGATATTAGTCGGGATAGGGACGGTAATTTTTTCGTAATCGGAGATAGAGTTCAGGCTCCGTCCGGTTCCGGTTACGCTCTCGAAAACCGTATCGTTTTATCCAGGATTTTTCCTTCCGTTTATCGCGATTCTCAAGTTCATCGGGTTGCCCTATATTTTAGATCCTTAAGAAAAACATTATATAATTTGTCTCCTGCAAAGGATCGCGATCCGTTGATCGTACTTTTGACGCCCGGCCCCGGAAATGAAACGTATTTCGAACACGCCTACTTGGCCGGATATCTCGGCTTTACTTTGGCTCAGGCCGAAGATCTGACCGTTCGTGAAAATAAGGTTTTCCTAAAAACGGTGGAAGGCTTACAGCAGGTGGACGTTATTTTTCGTCGAGTCGACGATTGGTTTATGGATCCGCTCGAACTAAAGGGAGATTCCTTATTGGGAGTTCCCGGAATCCTAGGAGCGGTAAGAGCAGGGACGATCGTGGTCGCGAATCCTATCGGCTCGGGTTTTCTTGAAAATCGCGCTTTGCATGCTTATTTACCCGCATTATGTAAATTTTATCTAGGTGAGGATTTAATTCTCCCGAACGTAACGACTCATTGGATGGGGGAAGAATCGTCCCGAGCGGAAGTTTTTTCGAATTACGAAAAATACGTTTTAAAACCCGCCGTTCGCTCTTCCTTCGAGCCTTCCGTATTTTTGTCCCAACTTTCTCCGTCAGAGCGCGACGACTGGAGAGCAAAAATTAACGCCAAGCCGGAGAAATACGTCGCTCAGGAAATTCTAAGCGGATCAACCTGCCCGGTTTTCTCCGGAAATTCGGAAGGATTACTGGTAGGAAAATCCGTTTTAAGGACTTTTTCCTGCCTGTCCGAAAACGGATACTCGAGTATGCCCGGCGGGTTAGTTCGTGTAGCGCCGAAACATGACGAGCTTATCGTTACGAATCAAAGAGGGGCCGTATCCAAGGACCTCTGGATCTTATCTTCGGAAGAAAAGAAGGATATCACTCTTCTTCCGGGCAATGTGGAACGAATCCCTCTCAAACGAAAAGGGGGAGGGGTTCCGAGTCGCGTCGCGGACAATATGTTCTGGATGGGACGTTATGCGGAACGCGCGGAAAATATGGCTAGGCTCGTTCGAGAAGGAGTCAATAAAATTCTCGAATCGGAAGAGTCCTACGAAAGAGACCAGTCCTCCGTTCTCCTCGGAATCTTAAGCCAAGTTTCGAATTTTTCCGGAGGATTCGACGAGGCAATCGGGTCCGGGTCCCTGGAAGCGATCCGCGATAAAGTCTACGAAATGGTTACCTCGCACTACTCGTCGGGAAGTATCCGTCACGATTTGAATTTCTTTGTCCGAACCACTAAATCCGTCCGGGACCGCATCTCCGACGATACCAGATATTTGATTTCACAGATTGAAAGCGAATCTCCGAGCGATTCTTCCTACGGAGAAATTCTAGAATACCTGCAAATATTAGTCACTCTTCTTTCTTCCTTATCCGGATTATCCTCCGAGAACATGAGCCGCGAGACCGGATACCACTTCCTGGATTTGGGAAAACGGCTGGAGCGCTCTCAATTCTTAGCAAGAGTATTGCTTTCCGTAATCGACCGGACGACTCTTTATAATAAAGGGATTTTCGAGAGTCTATTAAACGTAAATGATATTCGAATAACGTATCGCAGAAGATATAAATATAGGATCGAAGCGGAGTCGGTAATCGATATTCTATTATTCGACGAGACGAATCCTAGGTCTCTGGCTTATCAATTATCCCGGATCCGAGAAAACGCGTTGATGATTCCCGGAATCAACGGGGAGCTTCCGGAGGAAGTTCGACTTTTCAACGAACTTGTGGCTAGATTTAAGGAAGAGGATGCCAAACGATTATTCGAGTACGCCGATCCGGCGGGAGGTTTGCGACGCTGGTTGGACGATATCTTCCTACAGTTGAAAGCGGTGGCGGATGCGTTCGCTAAGAAGTATTTCCGGTACGTGGAAAATCAGGTTCGCCTGGGAGGACCGTATGGCTGA
- a CDS encoding transglutaminase family protein: MAEYSVRHLTHYTYEKPVAHCLNLAHLCPDSNDRQICRELRITVEPKPKLTEFRRDYFGNTVYSFSVDEPHTVLSVLAEAKVSTNSVPTRFSNSPTGYEVLRSLNDCSTKEEMEALEFIGDSLFVLRSEVYSEFLNRFLPLNKPYLEAVLEYVMRFREEFKFKAGSTNIYTPLEEVLDKKEGVCQDFTHLSIAAFRSMGFPCRYVSGYIETYPPPGKPKLRGSDATHAWISVYCPGLGWFDFDPTNGKSITEEYIYTSLGRDFSDVSPLRGILFGGGKHKLKVEVDVIQSGGSEG, from the coding sequence ATGGCTGAATATTCGGTACGCCATCTGACGCATTATACATATGAAAAGCCGGTCGCGCATTGTTTAAATTTGGCTCACCTATGTCCCGACTCTAACGATCGTCAGATTTGCCGGGAACTCAGGATCACTGTCGAGCCGAAACCTAAGCTAACCGAATTTCGGAGAGATTATTTCGGAAATACGGTTTATTCTTTTTCCGTAGACGAACCTCATACCGTTCTTTCCGTCCTCGCCGAGGCTAAAGTATCCACGAATTCCGTCCCTACTCGGTTTTCAAACTCTCCTACAGGCTACGAGGTTTTACGGTCCCTGAACGATTGCTCCACAAAAGAGGAAATGGAAGCGCTCGAATTTATCGGGGATTCCCTATTCGTTCTTCGATCCGAGGTATATTCCGAATTCTTAAACCGTTTTCTCCCTTTGAATAAACCCTATTTGGAAGCGGTATTGGAATACGTGATGCGGTTCCGGGAAGAATTCAAATTCAAAGCGGGGAGTACGAATATATATACGCCTTTGGAAGAAGTGCTGGATAAAAAAGAGGGAGTTTGTCAGGACTTCACTCATTTATCCATCGCCGCGTTTCGCTCCATGGGATTTCCTTGTCGGTACGTATCCGGTTATATCGAAACGTATCCGCCGCCCGGCAAACCGAAATTAAGAGGTAGCGATGCGACGCACGCTTGGATCTCCGTTTACTGTCCGGGATTGGGTTGGTTTGATTTTGATCCGACCAACGGTAAAAGCATAACGGAAGAATACATTTATACTTCCTTGGGGCGGGATTTTTCCGATGTTTCTCCGCTACGAGGAATCCTTTTCGGCGGCGGAAAGCATAAATTAAAAGTCGAAGTGGATGTGATTCAATCGGGCGGGTCAGAAGGCTGA
- a CDS encoding acyl-CoA desaturase, protein MEQTKKIALKTTIFLIATPIIGVFGTAALLLTRGIPTYTWLAFAFMLVATGLSITAGYHRLFSHRAYKAALPVRLFYIFFGAAAFQQSVIEWSSDHRIHHRYVDKDEDPYSITKGFWHAHILWLFKDRSYREPTNVTDLWEDKWVKFQHDHYYTVAIFMNFILPMLVCGLWGDWLGGLIVVGTLRVAINHHFTFFINSLAHYKGAQPYSDKHTAKDNWFIALFTFGEGYHNYHHEFQADYRNGIRWHDYDPTKWLINIFSYLGLASDLKTISDEQILRKKMIMDEKRLRNKLEVKSESLAPGFEERLESLRKTVQERQLRLLALKTEKEEVDKKAVKDAQSDFKVALKTWKRFVSGDLALV, encoded by the coding sequence ATGGAACAAACGAAAAAAATTGCGCTAAAAACTACCATCTTTCTGATAGCCACTCCGATTATCGGGGTGTTTGGCACGGCCGCACTTCTCTTAACGAGAGGAATACCGACCTATACTTGGCTTGCATTCGCTTTTATGCTAGTTGCAACGGGGCTTTCGATAACGGCCGGGTATCACCGTCTTTTCTCGCATAGAGCCTATAAAGCGGCTCTTCCTGTCCGTCTTTTCTATATTTTCTTCGGTGCCGCCGCATTTCAACAATCCGTTATCGAATGGAGTTCCGATCACAGAATTCACCATAGATATGTGGATAAGGACGAAGATCCTTACTCGATCACCAAAGGTTTTTGGCATGCCCATATCCTTTGGTTATTTAAGGATCGAAGCTACAGAGAACCGACCAATGTCACGGATCTTTGGGAAGATAAATGGGTCAAATTCCAACACGATCATTATTATACGGTTGCGATTTTCATGAATTTCATTTTGCCGATGCTGGTCTGCGGGCTTTGGGGAGACTGGCTAGGCGGACTGATCGTAGTGGGAACTCTTAGAGTCGCGATCAATCACCACTTCACGTTTTTCATCAACTCGTTGGCGCATTACAAGGGAGCTCAACCGTATTCGGATAAGCACACCGCTAAGGACAATTGGTTCATCGCTCTCTTCACTTTCGGGGAAGGATACCATAACTACCATCACGAATTCCAGGCGGATTATAGAAACGGAATCCGCTGGCACGATTATGATCCGACCAAATGGCTGATTAATATCTTTTCCTATCTAGGACTTGCAAGCGATCTAAAGACCATCTCGGATGAGCAGATTCTTCGTAAGAAAATGATCATGGATGAAAAGAGGCTTCGTAACAAACTGGAAGTTAAATCCGAATCTTTAGCTCCGGGATTCGAAGAAAGATTGGAATCCCTGCGTAAGACCGTGCAGGAAAGACAACTTCGCTTACTCGCTCTCAAAACCGAAAAAGAGGAAGTCGATAAAAAGGCCGTAAAAGACGCTCAGTCTGATTTCAAAGTGGCATTAAAGACCTGGAAGCGTTTCGTATCCGGAGATTTGGCCCTAGTATAA
- the pyrE gene encoding orotate phosphoribosyltransferase — MREELFRLVQNHAYRFREEPFTLASGRKSRHYFNCKEITLHPERLELLCRYIVERHIPSSGLSEQEAYGGLTMGADPICYGIALEFRRQTRNVFPLIVRKQAKEHGTKNLVEGAVNAVKSCVVVDDVITTGGSTLQAVKSLRDSGLDVTACICILDREEGGRQAIEADGIRVHPIFKKSEFGNLE, encoded by the coding sequence GTGAGAGAGGAATTATTTAGACTCGTACAGAATCACGCGTATCGATTTAGGGAAGAACCCTTTACGTTGGCAAGCGGAAGAAAGTCTAGACATTACTTTAATTGCAAGGAAATCACGTTGCACCCGGAACGATTGGAACTGCTATGTAGATATATTGTGGAAAGACATATTCCGAGCTCGGGATTGTCCGAACAGGAAGCTTACGGCGGTCTAACCATGGGGGCGGACCCGATTTGCTACGGAATCGCTCTTGAATTCAGACGACAGACCAGAAACGTATTTCCCTTAATCGTCAGAAAACAAGCGAAGGAGCATGGAACAAAAAATCTGGTGGAAGGCGCTGTGAATGCGGTGAAGTCCTGTGTGGTCGTGGACGACGTGATAACCACCGGCGGTTCGACTCTACAGGCGGTAAAGAGTCTCCGGGATTCCGGCTTGGATGTAACGGCTTGCATCTGTATTTTAGATAGGGAAGAAGGCGGAAGGCAAGCGATCGAAGCGGACGGAATTCGAGTACATCCTATTTTTAAAAAATCGGAATTCGGAAATTTGGAGTAA
- a CDS encoding FtsX-like permease family protein, which yields MSLYLLFLFEYFRTHIPRVVFALLGISLGVGLFLSTTTNAGKAERSLIDFSLGYFRGDYKLKVGASQPGQTISWDTISYIYNDPRLRKITNILPRSQREAIASDNLRVLYLAIDLIKETPGKSLLEQDERTRTASPDNTTFVSQAVWDRYKGKPFDLLLDGTNREIRDYLPIKTEGGFLVFQDFSLASANIDTEKGPDYLLLRCSEDDTAYMKRILTEDLGGNFQVETSREIQEKSANALRSFQLNLLVISFISLLIAFFMVSNTMSGLYLSRERELGILRTLGLDHRKATFLFLSQSLILGILGSILGLGIGAFFSSLDFFRPESTLVDRSFLSTYGSIPAADYAIALLVGIAGSVFSALIPSSRAGKITPLSILRDASKGSSTFEGRKFAVAGIALFILSLGISNIPSPWKLPLPGLLGIGGIVIGITLTFPFCIKTITSMLILLLEKGDSTFPFLKIGLEELKENPGRNTLTAATVMLSVSLVLCLTILTDSYKRSLNDWVDSEFPSDITVINNRFFYSGIHGGVPRNLLAKIADLKITAYLDGFLVNTRFETDKGVFTVHAYDFDAYAARSDGPEKLVREETDILVSSNMAFLHKLKVGDSLISGTPTGPKKFVVRGIKEHFFSERGTVMMDIRSYEKIFGIRSLNSIKLFLKNEFKTKEGVATAKQELRRLFASDPTFSDLALLDSSQLRELYLYEVNKVFRVLDSLKITALFITLISLLSSLMHNLFDKQRLLGLLKYLGASRSQLAAIIRAEAIFLTGFGAIFGILASLVMAPIILYVINRNAFGWTLTFTFLPWMPMTIMIAAPILGWLASFYPLRILKRLNFKLSPE from the coding sequence GTGAGTCTTTATTTACTTTTTCTATTCGAATATTTTAGAACCCATATCCCGCGCGTGGTTTTCGCCTTACTGGGAATTTCCTTAGGCGTGGGATTATTTTTATCCACTACCACCAATGCGGGAAAAGCGGAACGATCCCTAATCGATTTTTCGTTAGGTTATTTTCGAGGCGATTATAAACTCAAGGTCGGAGCCTCGCAACCCGGCCAGACGATCTCTTGGGACACAATATCATATATTTATAATGATCCAAGACTTCGTAAAATCACGAATATCCTACCGAGGAGCCAACGCGAAGCGATCGCATCGGACAACTTAAGGGTTCTTTACCTAGCCATAGATTTGATTAAAGAGACACCGGGAAAATCCCTGCTCGAACAGGACGAGAGAACAAGGACAGCATCTCCCGACAACACGACGTTCGTCTCTCAAGCCGTTTGGGATCGCTATAAGGGAAAACCCTTCGATCTTTTGTTGGACGGAACCAATCGAGAAATCCGAGACTATCTACCGATTAAAACGGAAGGAGGATTTTTGGTCTTTCAGGATTTTTCTCTCGCATCCGCGAATATCGACACCGAAAAAGGGCCCGATTATCTACTCTTGCGTTGTTCGGAAGACGACACGGCCTATATGAAGCGAATTCTAACGGAAGACCTGGGCGGAAATTTTCAGGTCGAAACATCCCGTGAGATTCAGGAAAAATCGGCGAATGCGCTTCGATCCTTTCAACTGAATCTTTTGGTCATCTCGTTCATCTCTCTTCTAATCGCTTTCTTTATGGTCTCAAACACCATGTCCGGTCTTTATTTAAGTCGCGAGAGGGAATTGGGAATCCTAAGAACTCTCGGGTTAGATCATCGAAAAGCCACGTTTTTATTTTTAAGTCAATCTTTGATTTTAGGGATCTTAGGCAGCATCTTAGGGTTAGGCATCGGCGCTTTCTTTTCCAGTTTGGATTTTTTTAGACCGGAATCCACTCTTGTAGATCGATCCTTTTTATCCACATACGGCTCGATACCTGCCGCCGACTATGCTATCGCTTTGCTAGTCGGAATTGCAGGATCCGTTTTTTCCGCTTTGATTCCTTCGTCTAGAGCGGGCAAGATAACTCCTCTCTCCATCTTAAGGGACGCATCCAAAGGCAGTTCCACGTTCGAGGGTAGGAAATTCGCCGTTGCCGGAATCGCATTATTTATTCTTTCTTTAGGAATTTCGAATATACCATCGCCTTGGAAACTCCCGCTGCCCGGGCTTTTAGGAATCGGCGGAATCGTAATCGGGATTACCCTCACGTTCCCTTTCTGCATAAAAACGATCACGAGTATGCTGATTCTCCTATTAGAAAAAGGGGATTCTACCTTTCCTTTTCTAAAAATCGGCCTGGAGGAATTGAAGGAAAATCCGGGAAGAAATACTCTAACTGCGGCGACCGTCATGCTTTCGGTTTCCTTAGTTCTCTGTTTGACAATTTTAACCGATAGCTATAAGCGGTCGCTGAACGACTGGGTGGACTCCGAATTTCCATCGGACATTACGGTCATCAACAACCGCTTTTTTTATTCCGGAATACACGGAGGCGTACCGAGAAACCTATTGGCAAAAATCGCGGATTTGAAGATCACCGCTTATCTTGACGGTTTTTTGGTAAATACCCGCTTTGAAACCGATAAGGGAGTTTTTACCGTTCACGCCTACGATTTCGATGCATACGCTGCGAGAAGCGACGGTCCTGAAAAATTAGTTCGGGAGGAAACCGATATTCTCGTTTCTTCCAATATGGCATTCCTCCATAAATTGAAAGTGGGGGACTCGCTTATTTCCGGAACTCCCACCGGTCCGAAAAAATTCGTCGTTCGGGGAATCAAGGAGCATTTCTTCTCCGAGAGAGGAACCGTTATGATGGATATTCGTTCCTACGAAAAAATATTCGGAATTCGTTCCCTGAATTCCATCAAACTTTTTCTGAAAAACGAATTTAAGACCAAAGAAGGAGTCGCAACCGCAAAGCAAGAATTACGGAGATTATTCGCGTCCGACCCGACTTTCTCCGATCTGGCTCTCTTGGATTCCTCCCAGCTTCGGGAGCTCTATTTGTACGAAGTGAACAAAGTTTTTAGAGTTCTGGATTCCTTAAAAATCACGGCGCTATTCATCACTCTCATCTCTCTCCTGTCATCCTTGATGCATAATTTATTCGATAAACAAAGACTTCTAGGTTTGCTAAAATACTTAGGCGCCTCCCGCTCTCAATTGGCCGCGATTATTCGGGCCGAAGCCATTTTCTTAACCGGTTTCGGCGCGATTTTCGGAATTCTAGCCTCCTTAGTTATGGCCCCGATCATCCTTTATGTGATAAACCGAAATGCATTCGGTTGGACTTTGACGTTCACATTTCTCCCTTGGATGCCCATGACGATCATGATCGCGGCTCCGATTTTGGGTTGGCTAGCTTCTTTTTATCCCCTTCGCATTCTGAAACGTTTGAATTTTAAACTAAGTCCGGAATAG
- a CDS encoding ABC transporter ATP-binding protein: MLGAPDRLIVRNLKKEYKTGKVTTPVLNGIDIDLPTAFITLMGPSGSGKSTFLNILSGIDSADSGEVWVNGFDLTKLSESELTEYRRNDTGIIFQFFHLLPYLDAIENVALPLYISGFGRKAARSIAEEALERVGLANRRTHKPDELSGGEQQRVAIARALSKKPSIVLADEPTGNLDTVHAGKVLELLLELQEKEKFALILVTHDREIGAKGEIRLRMKDGRIYQEEEILR; the protein is encoded by the coding sequence ATGCTCGGAGCACCCGATCGACTCATCGTCCGCAATCTTAAGAAAGAATATAAAACGGGAAAAGTAACGACGCCCGTTCTAAACGGGATCGATATCGATCTTCCCACCGCGTTCATTACCTTGATGGGACCTTCAGGTTCGGGAAAATCAACTTTTTTGAATATTCTTTCCGGAATCGATTCGGCCGACTCCGGAGAAGTATGGGTGAACGGATTCGATCTGACGAAACTTTCGGAATCCGAACTTACGGAATACCGTCGAAACGACACCGGGATCATATTCCAATTTTTCCACCTCCTCCCCTATTTGGATGCGATAGAGAACGTCGCTCTACCCTTGTATATTTCCGGGTTCGGACGAAAGGCCGCCCGTTCGATTGCGGAGGAAGCGTTAGAAAGGGTCGGCCTTGCAAACAGAAGGACTCATAAACCGGACGAACTTTCCGGAGGAGAGCAACAAAGAGTCGCAATAGCAAGAGCTTTAAGTAAAAAACCTAGTATCGTTTTGGCGGACGAGCCGACCGGAAATTTGGATACGGTCCATGCGGGAAAAGTCTTAGAGCTTTTGCTGGAACTCCAAGAGAAGGAAAAATTCGCGCTCATCCTAGTCACCCACGATAGGGAAATCGGAGCGAAAGGTGAGATCCGATTGAGAATGAAGGATGGACGAATCTATCAGGAGGAAGAAATCCTTCGGTGA
- a CDS encoding SpoIID/LytB domain-containing protein, whose translation MKFRVLYSLLLISLAIGCNTVVIKPWNPPHQMKSVDKIRVLLGKTDSDLIIKADGTISVFDVNDLLIKRAYDIVSIDARKIKAPIRFVSETTGIEFKGKRYRGEIILQPDRSGTSLIINAVPLEEYLYAVVPSEVPATWPTEALKAQAICSRTYAVREMLNKKDSSYDVEATVSSQAYAGLDKENPKTTKAVRETEGVLAVFDEDPIHTFFHSNSGGKTETPDQVWGGKRLPYLESVSSRFDDAGDNFVWKEVLNQDKIDQALVSLGAGSIHSVQILSRTPSGRVDLMEVIGSKGTSRIKGKEFRSLLGSSVKSLRFGIKREHDGFLVKGMGSGHGVGLSQWGSFGMAKQNYSYTEILRHYYQGIDFARITK comes from the coding sequence ATGAAATTTCGCGTCTTATATTCACTTCTACTTATCTCGCTGGCGATCGGCTGCAACACCGTCGTGATTAAGCCCTGGAATCCTCCCCATCAGATGAAGTCGGTGGATAAGATCCGAGTGCTATTGGGAAAAACAGATTCCGATCTGATCATAAAAGCGGATGGAACCATTTCGGTATTCGACGTAAACGATCTTTTGATCAAGCGCGCATATGATATCGTTTCCATCGACGCTCGAAAAATCAAGGCTCCGATCCGCTTCGTCTCCGAAACTACCGGAATCGAATTCAAGGGGAAACGATATCGAGGGGAAATTATTCTACAACCGGATAGATCCGGTACTTCGCTTATCATCAACGCGGTTCCCTTGGAAGAATATTTGTACGCGGTGGTTCCTTCGGAGGTTCCCGCCACTTGGCCTACGGAAGCATTGAAGGCGCAGGCGATCTGCTCCAGAACCTATGCGGTTCGCGAAATGTTGAATAAGAAAGATTCTTCCTACGATGTGGAAGCGACGGTAAGTTCCCAAGCATACGCCGGCTTAGATAAGGAAAATCCGAAAACTACGAAAGCGGTTCGCGAAACCGAAGGCGTTTTGGCGGTTTTCGACGAGGATCCGATTCACACTTTTTTCCATTCGAATAGCGGGGGAAAAACGGAGACCCCGGATCAAGTTTGGGGCGGTAAAAGACTTCCCTATCTGGAATCGGTTTCGTCCCGCTTCGACGACGCAGGAGATAATTTCGTCTGGAAGGAAGTCCTCAATCAGGATAAAATCGATCAGGCCTTAGTGTCCCTGGGAGCGGGTAGTATACATTCCGTCCAAATTTTATCCAGAACCCCGTCCGGAAGAGTGGATTTGATGGAAGTCATAGGCTCGAAAGGAACGAGTCGAATCAAAGGGAAAGAGTTCCGTAGCCTATTGGGCTCTTCCGTAAAATCGCTTCGCTTCGGGATCAAACGCGAGCACGACGGCTTCCTAGTTAAAGGAATGGGATCAGGGCACGGAGTGGGATTAAGTCAATGGGGAAGTTTCGGAATGGCAAAACAAAATTATTCCTATACCGAAATTCTTCGCCATTATTATCAAGGGATCGATTTTGCCCGAATCACGAAATAG
- a CDS encoding class I SAM-dependent RNA methyltransferase, translated as MDNIEPTGVITIERLGRNLRGSGKLGGKSVEIPYSLVGDVYRVFKFGKRKFFYKWQADSLEKRDVVPKCAHFGQCGGCSGQHLEYAKQFELKFEPIRQGLLERGIENFSVQPAVEQYHYRNRMDFAVFPDKIVGLRMAGNFRKIILLDNCEIQSDWANEELSRIKIFLSEFPGIEYDRKKEIGFLKYVTLRKSVFTDDSMTIFTFTEDFKENPLLEKVAAAAKRISIGKNLVFCFNRKKGEISASGESLVVRGKDSLVDIVLDHSFLIPFDGFFQPNPKEFLHILDFVKRRLAGKKTLIDLFCGSGFFSLLFGREFPNLLGIDVIPSSVAAGLSVLQREFPDKKSEMLSVDLFHKKGLEKLEATGLLQSDSVLIADPPRSGLSPELCALLNRSRVGQFFYVSCNPEKLLEDLRILSESYEIEDLLICDPFPHTPHLEAVALLIPKNS; from the coding sequence ATGGATAATATCGAACCTACGGGCGTCATCACGATCGAAAGACTCGGGCGGAACCTGCGAGGTTCCGGAAAATTGGGCGGAAAATCCGTCGAAATACCCTACTCTCTCGTAGGAGACGTCTACCGGGTTTTTAAATTCGGAAAACGTAAATTTTTTTATAAATGGCAGGCGGATTCTTTAGAAAAACGTGATGTAGTTCCGAAATGTGCCCACTTCGGCCAATGCGGCGGTTGCTCGGGACAGCATTTGGAATATGCAAAACAGTTCGAATTAAAATTCGAACCGATTCGGCAGGGCCTGTTAGAGCGCGGAATCGAAAATTTTTCCGTTCAACCCGCTGTAGAGCAATACCATTATAGAAACAGAATGGACTTTGCGGTTTTCCCGGATAAAATCGTCGGTCTTAGGATGGCCGGGAATTTCCGAAAAATAATTCTCTTAGATAATTGCGAGATACAATCGGATTGGGCCAACGAGGAATTGAGCCGCATAAAAATATTCTTATCCGAATTTCCCGGCATAGAATACGACAGAAAGAAGGAGATAGGATTCCTAAAATACGTTACTCTTCGTAAATCCGTGTTCACTGACGATTCGATGACGATCTTCACATTTACGGAGGATTTTAAAGAAAATCCTTTATTAGAGAAAGTCGCCGCAGCCGCAAAGCGGATTTCGATCGGTAAAAACCTAGTTTTTTGCTTTAATCGCAAAAAAGGAGAAATATCCGCATCCGGGGAAAGCCTTGTCGTTCGAGGAAAAGACAGCCTGGTCGATATCGTTTTGGACCACAGCTTCCTGATCCCGTTCGACGGTTTCTTTCAACCCAACCCAAAAGAATTTTTGCATATTCTGGATTTTGTAAAGCGAAGGCTTGCCGGTAAGAAAACGCTTATCGACTTATTCTGCGGCAGCGGTTTCTTTTCACTTTTATTCGGCAGGGAATTTCCGAACCTGTTAGGAATCGATGTAATTCCTTCCTCGGTTGCCGCCGGATTGTCCGTACTGCAAAGGGAATTTCCCGATAAGAAATCGGAAATGTTGTCCGTCGACTTATTCCATAAAAAAGGTCTGGAAAAATTGGAAGCGACCGGGCTTCTCCAATCCGACTCGGTGTTAATCGCCGATCCGCCCAGGAGCGGTTTATCTCCCGAACTTTGCGCCCTCTTAAACCGAAGCCGAGTCGGCCAATTTTTCTACGTTTCCTGCAATCCGGAAAAACTACTGGAGGATCTCCGAATCTTATCGGAATCATACGAAATCGAAGATTTACTCATATGCGACCCCTTTCCGCACACCCCTCATTTGGAAGCGGTCGCGCTTTTAATTCCCAAAAATAGCTGA